The window TAGGTTCTAAGTTAAATAATTACAAATTAAGGTTAAAGGTAACATTGTTTTATGAAAAGTCTTCTAGCCGCTCTTACTGTCGGCTTTACATCCCTTGTCGGAGTTAGCTACGCAGAAGCAGCAACAATAACCCTTTACGACGGCGGTGCATCAGGTGTCACGCCAGAAAATTACAATGTGCCACAGTATAGTCCACCTGGGCCGGGATTGTCTTTTACAAACTTAAATCTAGCCACTGGTACGCCAACTGCAACTCGCAGTAGTGTTAATAACGTAAATTCCACTGCCAGCAATAACATCTATGCTGGATTTAGCAATTACACTATCTTTCAAACCCCCGTCAATAATCAATTCCCCAACTTAGATCCCAACAATGGATATACCCTTAACTTCGCAGTAGAAATTCTTGGGGGAAGTTTTACTAATTCTGATCGTGCAGGCTTCAGCGTTCTTGTCATCGGCAGTAATGTCGCCCCTGGCGTACAGTCTAGTATCGAGATAGCTTTTCAAAATGGGAGAATATTTGCTCAAAATGTGGGTTTCACCGCAGGTGAACAAAGCACTTTTAACCCTGTTGGAGCGGGTTTAGTTAATTATAGTTTACAAGTTTTGGGGACTAATTATACCCTTTCTGCTAACGGTTCGACTATATTAAGTAATCAATTAAGAGATTACACTTCTTTTGCTGGCCCTATTAATCCTTACAGTTTACCCAATTTTCTCTTCTTTGGTGATAATACTACTAGTGCTAATGGTAACTTTAATTTAGGTGCGATCTCTGCAAATACAAATGAAGCTAATGCTGCGGCGGTTCCTTATGAATTTTCACCAACAATTGGTTTATTAACTTTGGGTGCTTTTGCCACATTTAGTTATCTGAAAAAACGCCAAGCATGAGAGTACCCATTTATAAATTAACAAACCTCCAAACTGGCAAATTATGGTTATTAATTATTGCAGGTTTATTAATCTCTTTCCATTTACATTTTGCTTGGCAAGCTGGACTTACTAATTTAGTTGTAACTACAATTCTGTTTACAACTGCGATTTATTTACGCATTCAAAAAAGATTTGTTGATTTGAGGTTGGAGAGCGATCGCACTTCCCAAATTTTAGCTTTGACCATTATTATGGTAATTTTGCTCAAATCCCTATTTTGGGAAAATTCTGAATATGTAATCAGATTACTCCCTTTAATTATAGGTTTTACCCTAGCTATTTTGGCATCAGGAATTAAAGGAATCAAGCAATATTGGTTAGAATTAATTCTATTATTATTATTAGCAATTCCCTTAGAAGCCTTAATCGAACCAATTAATCAAACTTTTCAGATTACAACTTTATTAGCCCAGTTTTCCACCTTTATTTTGTGGTATTTGGGATTTGATGTAACTCGACAAGGGGAATTTATAATTTTACCAACTAAAGCGACTTGGGTAGGGCCAAATTGTTCGGGAGTTTTAACTATTTTGTGGATGTTACAATTAGGATTGTTATTTTTAGTCATGTTTCCCACAAAACCAATTCATAAAATATTAGTTCCAGTAGCGGCGATTGCGATCGTCATTTTCATAAACGGAATTCGGATTGCAATTATGAGTTATATGGCGGCTCATAATTATGCACTATTTGAAATACTTCATTCCGATAAAGCACAAATTTTTTCTACCATCCCTTTATTGCTGTTCGCAGCTTTCTGTAAATTTTTACATCAACAACAACTAGAAAAATCCAGTTTAATCAAAACTGAGTAACATAGAATTTATAAAATTTTCGCTTAACAGCTTACAGTAAAATAATCTCCATATATAATGCAAGTTGCTAGTTACAAATATTCTTGATTCGATTCCCCTAAATCCCTCTGAACAAGGGGGACTTTAATCTCTTTACCTTACCCAAGCAAAATCTCCCGCTTGTTTACCAATAGCCAAAAAATGAAAGAATTTCCTGGCTTTGACTTTGAATGGCGTTCTACCGCACTTTTCCGTATAGTTGGCTATGGAATATTAACCTTAGCAGCAATTGATTACCTTAACATTTTCATTCCCGCAAATTTTACTAATCCAGCGTGGGAATTTCAAATGTTAGCTCAATTAGTAGATAAATCACCTGTACCTTTAATTGGATTAGTGTTTGTATTTTATGGCAAAGATGAATTACGTAAAGATTTAGAAGAATACATTTTAAAATTCTTATCTTGGAGTACTTTGGTAGTTGGGATAGGTTATGTTTTGCTGCTTCCTTTAGGAATAAATAATACGTTGCGATTGAATGCTTTTAATAACGCGCAAATTAATAATCAAGTTAATCAACAAATAACTCAATTACAACAAATTAGCGATCGCCTAAATCAAGCTACATCCCAAACCGAAATCAACAATCTTTTTGCCGCCTTAAACCGTCAAGGTAAAACCCCAGACATCAGAAATCCCGAAGAATTAAAAAATCGCATTCAAACTGAAGTTACCACAGCCCAAACAAACATCAGAAACCAATCGGAACTCAATCGCAAAAACCTAAGAATTGGGTTAATTAAAAACTCAATAAAATGGAATTTTGGAGCAATAATTTGTGCTGTATTATTTATTTATGTTTGGCGAATCACTGATTGGATACGTTAATTAAAGGAGTAAATTGTGCCATACCTAATTAAAGATCCAGATTCGATCTCTCAAGAATTTTATGAATTAGAAGTGGGGGAAAATACCATTGGAAGAGAGAAAGATAATACTATAATTGTTAACGATCCCAGTATCTCTCGTCATCATGCAAAAATTATAGTAACTAATAACTTAGTTACTATTAAAGATTTGCAAAGTCGTAATAGCACCTTTGTTAACCAGAGTAAAATTGACTATTGGCAACTCAAAGATGAAGACATAATTCGCTGCGGCAATGTATTTTTTAAGTTTATCACTTCTTTTGAAGTTACCGCAGCAAATGACGACAAAGATGAAAACTTGAACTTGTCAATTGTCAAAAGTTTATCATTACAACAAAACCATGTAAATATGCAGGATTTACTAAATCAAAATAGTAAAGAAAATCCTGATTCTGTTTTAATGATTCGCCAAAAAAATGCCGATCGAAGGACAGTAGATAAATTAAAAATATTACTAGAAGTGAGTAAACAACTTTCCTCACCTGAAGAACCTGAAAAATTGTTAGAAAAAATTCTTGAGCTACTGTTTAGTATTGTGAGAGTCGATCGCGCAATTATCCTCCTACTTAATGAAGAAACCGGAGAATTAGAACGAAAAGCTGCTAAATTCCGCTTAGGTGTACCAGAAAAAGAAAAATTTTATAGTACAAAAATAGCTAGATTTGTTTGTCAAAATGGAGATGCTGTTTTAACTTCTGATGCTTGCACAGATAACCGCTTTCATGATTCGCAATCAATTCTAAAGCAAGCAATTCACGCTTCTATGTGCATCCCAATGAAGCCAAGAGAAAAAGTTATTGGGGTTTTGTATGCCGACAATATTTCACTGAGCAATATTTATTCGGAAGAAGACTTAGAATTTCTCACTGCTTTGGTGAATCAAGCTGCGATCGCTATAGAAAATTCACAACTATACGAACAAATGCAAACAGAAGCAGTGCTGCTGACTAAACTAGAAACTTTTTTCCCAAAAGCAGTAATCAAAAAACTTAAAGAAGAAGGAAATCTAGAAATTATTGATACTCAAGTAACAGCCCTTTTTTGTGATATCAGCGGTTTCACAGAAATGTCGGAAAAAATGTCACCCCGTCAAGTAATTGAAATGCTAAACGAATATTTTAATGTGATGGTAGAAGATATTGTCTTTAAATATGAAGGCACATTAGAAAAATATATTGGCGATGCTTTGCTTGCCATTTGGGGTGCGCCTTATCAAAAACCTGATGATGCTGATAGAGCAATTAAAGCCGCAATTGCGATGCAATGGGCTGTTAATTCTTTAAATTTAAAGTGGGGAAAACAGCGTAATTTACAAATTCAAATTCATATTGGGATCAATACAGGCAAAGTTGCTGCTGGAAATATTGGTTCGCCTCGCTTAATTCAATATGCAGCAATAGGCGATACAACTAATGTAACTAGCCGGATTTGTAGTGTAGCTAATGCAGGTGAGATTTTGATTTCCCAAAGCACTTTTGATAAATTAAGCGATCGCAATCTCCCAATGGAAAAAATGACCCCAGTTTTTGTCAAAGGAAAAGCGCAACCTCTTCAGCTTTATCGCCTTAATTGGCAACAAATAAAAAACCAGGTTTCTGCTTAATTGCAAGAAACCTGGTAGATGAGATTTACGAAATTAAAAAAGTGCGGAGGTGCATTCTGTAGCACAGTCAAAACAACAATTAACCCGCTCGATAAGTGCGATAGTTGATATTGGGAAAAATGTTATCAATTCCCTCAACTTTTTGTAACCAACCGCTATCAATTTTCCCAGCATTGATGTCATCATAAAGCTTATTAAAACGCATCAAATGCGATCGCGTCCGGCGCACAGCATAAGGAACCATCGTCCCAGTTCGCATAATAAACGCCCAATCAGAAGACTGCGCCAGCAACAATTCACGCGCCGCCTGATTTAACGCCCGCCATTCCAACTCATCAGCTGCATCTCGCGCCGCCAACTCAATCATTCTCTCCGCAGCCTTATGCAAATAAGGATAAATCCAAGCATTAGTTTCATTCAACCAATACTCATGGAAACCTTTGTAACCCCAACTCGACTGAGCCAAACGAATCACTTGTTGAGTCGGGTATTTCCGCAGATAATCAGCTAAATGAGTCATTTCATAAGTACTTTGGTCATACCAAGTCTTACGAAACAGAGAATCTAAAAACCAAGGGCCTTCGTACCACCAGTGACCGAACAATTCTGCATCATAAGGAGAAAGTACGATCGGTCTTTTCTGCATCACATTATATAAATGCCTCACCTGCTGTTCGCGGTTATACATAAAATTACCCGCGTGTTCCGCAGCCTTTTCCCGCGCCCAATAGGGGTCATAGAGAGCTTTCTCTCCCAAACCTAACCCCCGACCAGTAATTTTGTGATACTTAATCCCCGTATTCTTGCGTTGACCATTGGGCATAATGTAAGGCTTGATATATTCATATTCCGCCTCCCAACCCAAATCCTTATAAAATTCCCGATACTCAGGATCGCCAGGATAACCTAATTGAGAAGACCAAACCTGATGGGAAGATTCATGATCCCGACCAAAAGCCGCAATCCCAGACTCCGTAAACACCGGAGTATAAGTCCCAAAACGCGGACGCGGACGACCATAAAGCATCGCGTGCCCATCAATAATGAAATAGCGCAAACCAGCATCCGCCAGCATTCGCTCTAAACCATCATAATAAGCACACTCAGGCAACCATATTCCTCTAGCCGGACGACCAAAACATTCCTCGTAATGTTCGCAAGCAACTTTAATTTGTGCCCACACCGCTTGCGGGTACATATTCATTAAAGGCAAGTAGCCATGAGTTGCCCCACAAGTGATGATTTCTAAGTTATTGCTATCTTGGTATTGCTTAAAAGCCTTTATCAAGTCACCGTCATAACGTTCCCAGTACTCACGAGTATCCTGAAAATCCTTAGCGTAGAACTCTGATAAGTACTTCAGATGACCGTGATGACGGTTATGTTCGATTTCCTTTTCAGCCAGTTCTTGTAACTTAGCTAAGTGATCGTCATAACGTTCTTGCAAGAGAGAGTCGCGCAGCATAGACACCAGCGGTGGTGTCAGCGTCATGGTGATTTTGAAATCTATACCGTCTCGCTTTAATCCCTCAAATATGCGTAACAAAGGAATGTAAGTTTCTGTAATGGCTTCATAAAGCCACTCTTCTTCTAAGACATAATCACTCTCAGGATGCCGCACAAAAGGTAAGTGGGCGTGAAGAACAAGGGCGAGGTAGCCAATAGCCATAGTGAATGAGCCGTGTTGAAATAGGGTCAAACTGCGGCAGTAAAGGGAAGCTTTTGCAGTATTTTAAGATTTTAGTCGAAAGCTGTCGGAGAAGAGAAAAGTACTGACGACTTTGCTAAATTTTGCTGATTTATTCGCCGGACTAAGCGATCGCGCATTTAAATCATTTATTGAGACCGCAGGGGGGAAAAGGTCAAAATTCCCTTTCCCCCTTTTCCCTCTTTTCCCTTTCCCCCTTTCCCCCTTTCCCCTTTTTCCCCTTTCCCCTTCCCCCCAGTTGCAAAATTAGCGATCGCTTATCCCAAGTTTTCATTAGAATTCCTGTATGTTGTCTGCAACTCTGGATTTATGCAATTACAAGGATTATCGCCAAGACTAGTCAACGACAGAGAGGATTTAACCTTAACTTCCTCATTAGACCCAGTGCAGTTGGACAGCATCAAAGCCCAACTGGAAGAAATTTTTCTAGCCTTAGAAGCATTGGCAGGAGTTGATGAACAGGCCATACTCACAGCAGCAACTCAGCTAGAAATGCAGCCAACAATGCTAGAACGAGTCGCCTTATGGCAAAGACAGCAGCGTTTAAGTGAAAATGCGGGAATAGTGGAAACGGAAAGATTAGATGTTGAGGATTTGCGATCGCTAACCTTAATTATCTGCCAACTAGCCAAACAAAACCAAGAACTAATTCGTCGTGCCGTAGCCCTCCTAGAACAACTAACCGAAGAACAACGAGAAATTCAAACCTCCAGTCTCCTAGCTGACTACATCAACACCTTCAGCAAGCTATACTCTGAGGGCAACAAACACCAAACAACATCAACCCCAGAAAACCTAACTCAGCTAGCACTCAAAAAAATCATGGACTTACTTTTCTACAGCACATCCAGCGGACATCAACGCCTCTGGTTCTCCCTCTTAGAAAAAACACACCAATAAACCACAAACACCATAAACAGTCTTTCCCTTACACCCTTCTGCTATAACTCAAAACTTAAGAAAACAACTCTCCCTGACGAATTCAAACATTGCCATTATGTCTTCCAACTCAGTTCTGCGACGTTACACCCCACCCACCTGCACCCTAGAAATAGTCTCCCAAGGCTCACCCCTACATCGCTGGGTTAGTCGTTCCGTCCTTAACCAACTCAACTTTTCCCTCAACTTCGACGACCCACGACTACCCGAAGAACAGCGAGTCACCATCAATGGCGATAAAACCCAACTAGAAACACTACACCAAGAAGTAAAAGCATACATTCAAAATTTTTTAGTCCAGAAACCGGAAAACTTCCCCGGAAACCAAACAATATTCCCAACCCAACCACAAACACCAAGCATCACCGAAGCAGACAAAGATTTAACAGATAACTTTCCACAAACCACCCAAACCGAATTACCACCCACCACACAAGAGAACTATCAACCAACCACTACCCCCGGAACCACTAACTTACCCCCACACAACCTAAACTTAGCCAAAGCAAATCACGGCATTTACTTACAGCCGCGCAATTTGCTTTCCCACGATTTATTCCTGGGTTCTCTAGCTACCCCAGAATCAGGGCTAGCCATCAACCTCAGTTTGCTGCAATTATTCGACTTAGCCACAGCCCTAGAAG is drawn from Phormidium ambiguum IAM M-71 and contains these coding sequences:
- the crtA gene encoding cyanoexosortase A, with amino-acid sequence MRVPIYKLTNLQTGKLWLLIIAGLLISFHLHFAWQAGLTNLVVTTILFTTAIYLRIQKRFVDLRLESDRTSQILALTIIMVILLKSLFWENSEYVIRLLPLIIGFTLAILASGIKGIKQYWLELILLLLLAIPLEALIEPINQTFQITTLLAQFSTFILWYLGFDVTRQGEFIILPTKATWVGPNCSGVLTILWMLQLGLLFLVMFPTKPIHKILVPVAAIAIVIFINGIRIAIMSYMAAHNYALFEILHSDKAQIFSTIPLLLFAAFCKFLHQQQLEKSSLIKTE
- a CDS encoding HpsJ family protein, with the translated sequence MKEFPGFDFEWRSTALFRIVGYGILTLAAIDYLNIFIPANFTNPAWEFQMLAQLVDKSPVPLIGLVFVFYGKDELRKDLEEYILKFLSWSTLVVGIGYVLLLPLGINNTLRLNAFNNAQINNQVNQQITQLQQISDRLNQATSQTEINNLFAALNRQGKTPDIRNPEELKNRIQTEVTTAQTNIRNQSELNRKNLRIGLIKNSIKWNFGAIICAVLFIYVWRITDWIR
- a CDS encoding adenylate/guanylate cyclase domain-containing protein, giving the protein MPYLIKDPDSISQEFYELEVGENTIGREKDNTIIVNDPSISRHHAKIIVTNNLVTIKDLQSRNSTFVNQSKIDYWQLKDEDIIRCGNVFFKFITSFEVTAANDDKDENLNLSIVKSLSLQQNHVNMQDLLNQNSKENPDSVLMIRQKNADRRTVDKLKILLEVSKQLSSPEEPEKLLEKILELLFSIVRVDRAIILLLNEETGELERKAAKFRLGVPEKEKFYSTKIARFVCQNGDAVLTSDACTDNRFHDSQSILKQAIHASMCIPMKPREKVIGVLYADNISLSNIYSEEDLEFLTALVNQAAIAIENSQLYEQMQTEAVLLTKLETFFPKAVIKKLKEEGNLEIIDTQVTALFCDISGFTEMSEKMSPRQVIEMLNEYFNVMVEDIVFKYEGTLEKYIGDALLAIWGAPYQKPDDADRAIKAAIAMQWAVNSLNLKWGKQRNLQIQIHIGINTGKVAAGNIGSPRLIQYAAIGDTTNVTSRICSVANAGEILISQSTFDKLSDRNLPMEKMTPVFVKGKAQPLQLYRLNWQQIKNQVSA
- a CDS encoding glycoside hydrolase family 57 protein, with the translated sequence MAIGYLALVLHAHLPFVRHPESDYVLEEEWLYEAITETYIPLLRIFEGLKRDGIDFKITMTLTPPLVSMLRDSLLQERYDDHLAKLQELAEKEIEHNRHHGHLKYLSEFYAKDFQDTREYWERYDGDLIKAFKQYQDSNNLEIITCGATHGYLPLMNMYPQAVWAQIKVACEHYEECFGRPARGIWLPECAYYDGLERMLADAGLRYFIIDGHAMLYGRPRPRFGTYTPVFTESGIAAFGRDHESSHQVWSSQLGYPGDPEYREFYKDLGWEAEYEYIKPYIMPNGQRKNTGIKYHKITGRGLGLGEKALYDPYWAREKAAEHAGNFMYNREQQVRHLYNVMQKRPIVLSPYDAELFGHWWYEGPWFLDSLFRKTWYDQSTYEMTHLADYLRKYPTQQVIRLAQSSWGYKGFHEYWLNETNAWIYPYLHKAAERMIELAARDAADELEWRALNQAARELLLAQSSDWAFIMRTGTMVPYAVRRTRSHLMRFNKLYDDINAGKIDSGWLQKVEGIDNIFPNINYRTYRAG
- a CDS encoding DUF3038 domain-containing protein, translated to MQLQGLSPRLVNDREDLTLTSSLDPVQLDSIKAQLEEIFLALEALAGVDEQAILTAATQLEMQPTMLERVALWQRQQRLSENAGIVETERLDVEDLRSLTLIICQLAKQNQELIRRAVALLEQLTEEQREIQTSSLLADYINTFSKLYSEGNKHQTTSTPENLTQLALKKIMDLLFYSTSSGHQRLWFSLLEKTHQ